In a genomic window of Zootoca vivipara chromosome 5, rZooViv1.1, whole genome shotgun sequence:
- the TSPAN15 gene encoding tetraspanin-15, with product MAAARSRGDSEQVRYCARFNYLCLKFTLITYSTVFWLLGAFVLAVGIYAEVERQKYKTLESAFLAPAILLILLGIIMFLVSFVGVLASLRDNLCLLQAFMYILGICLLIELIGGVMALMFRNQTIDFLNENIRRGIVNYYDDLDFKNIMDFVQKEFKCCGGEDFKDWSENQYHDCNAPGPLACGVPYSCCVTNKTAVINTMCGYKTMNEERLSVQHVIYVRGCTSAVLIWFLDNYAIMAGILLGILLPQFLGVLLSLLYITRVEDIIAEHKLNETLLDGGRRRADIEFTSAGCCMCFPE from the exons atggcggCGGCGCGGTCGAGGGGAGACTCGGAGCAGGTCCGCTACTGCGCGCGCTTCAACTACCTGTGCCTCAAGTTCACGCTCATCACCTACTCCACGGTGTTTTGG TTGCTAGGAGCGTTTGTCTTAGCAGTTGGCATTTATGCAGAAGTTGAAAGACAGAAATATAAAACCCTTGAAAGTGCCTTTTTAGCTCCAGCCATTCTTCTAATACTCCTAGGTATTATAATGTTCCTCGTTTCCTTCGTGGGTGTGCTGGCTTCCTTAAGGGACAACTTATGCCTTCTTCAAGCT TTCATGTACATCTTGGGTATTTGTTTACTCATTGAACTAATTGGTGGAGTTATGGCCTTGATGTTCAGGAATCAG acAATTGACTTTTTAAATGAGAACATCCGAAGAGGGATTGTGAATTACTACGATGACTTGGACTTCAAAAACATAATGGATTTTGTTCAAAAGGAG TTCAAGTGCTGTGGTGGTGAAGATTTTAAAGACTGGTCAGAAAACCAGTACCATGACTGCAATGCCCCAGGACCACTAGCTTGTGGAGTTCCTTACTCTTGCTGTGTCACAAACAAG ACAGCAGTTATCAATACCATGTGTGGATATAAAACTATGAACGAAGAG CGCCTGAGTGTCCAACACGTGATATATGTGAGAGGATGCACAAGCGCTGTACTGATTTGGTTTTTGGACAACTATGCCATCATGGCTGGCATTCTGCTTGGGATATTGCTGCCACAG TTCCTTGGGGTTTTGCTGTCTTTGCTTTACATCACCCGAGTAGAAGATATAATTGCAGAACATAAGCTTAACGAGACTCTGCTTGACGGAGGGAGACGGAGGGCGGACATTGAATTTACTAGCGCTGGGTGTTGTATGTGTTTTCCTGAGTGA